A single Curtobacterium sp. MCSS17_015 DNA region contains:
- a CDS encoding peroxiredoxin-like family protein, with the protein MPEQSIAEQVHTFNEGFTAQIGPELSAVFDREQAALRAAGVPSTAADEGDTVPDAALLTATGADTSLAAELDGTLAVVVFYRGAWCPYCNLTLRTYQQDLLPELTARGVRLIAISPQTREGSEQAIANGELAFPVLSDPANALAARLGIVTSPDGPAREAHTKLGFDVADSNADHTAQVPFPSVFVVDGDRIVRFADVHVDYTTRTEVPTVLDAVDRVAG; encoded by the coding sequence ATGCCCGAGCAGTCCATCGCCGAGCAGGTCCACACGTTCAACGAGGGCTTCACCGCCCAGATCGGTCCGGAGTTGAGCGCGGTGTTCGACCGGGAGCAGGCGGCACTCCGTGCAGCGGGCGTGCCGAGCACCGCCGCCGACGAGGGCGACACCGTCCCCGACGCCGCGCTGCTGACGGCGACCGGGGCCGACACGTCACTGGCCGCCGAGCTCGACGGCACCCTCGCCGTCGTGGTGTTCTACCGCGGTGCCTGGTGCCCGTACTGCAACCTGACGCTCCGCACGTACCAGCAGGACCTCCTGCCGGAACTCACCGCCCGCGGGGTGCGGCTCATCGCGATCTCACCGCAGACCCGCGAGGGTTCCGAGCAGGCGATCGCGAACGGCGAGCTGGCCTTCCCCGTCCTGTCCGACCCGGCGAACGCCCTGGCCGCGCGGCTGGGCATCGTGACCTCGCCGGACGGGCCCGCGCGGGAGGCCCACACGAAGCTCGGCTTCGACGTCGCCGACAGCAACGCCGACCACACGGCTCAGGTCCCGTTCCCGTCGGTGTTCGTCGTCGACGGTGACCGGATCGTCCGGTTCGCCGACGTGCACGTCGACTACACGACGCGCACCGAGGTGCCGACGGTCCTCGACGCCGTCGACCGCGTCGCCGGGTAG
- a CDS encoding GH92 family glycosyl hydrolase: MTSPRVHRRPLLRQFPLAAVATIAALLGTGAVVTPAAAAPETAASVAGATPASRPVTDPAAFVDPFIGTSHDGNTWPGATAPFGMMQWSPTGTKGDQTSTPVANGYSYDVNRLRGFSLTHLNGAGCAPGAAGDIPIMPVTTPVTTSPSADSTDAVYAAGYSHDQEHASPGRYGVTLDNGVRTDLAVTTRAGVGEFAFPAGQDANLLFRTSNSINGSEAADTRVDARTRTVSGSVLTGGFCSRRANGGGATNPDRRSYYRLFFTATFDKPFTSTGTWKDGTVQPGGTRASGGEGYLTGADRAGRGSGAWIGFDARRGATVHAKIGISYVSAAGAVANRDAEVTKRATVASVAAATRASWNTELSRIRVGGGTTDRTTQLYTSVYHALMQPNTLNDRDGRYLGPDMRVHRMDRGHRAVYGTYSGWDQYRAQIQLLALLRPDVAGDMAQSMLRFAEQNGGVWDRWLHLGAPTHVMTGDPSAATLATWYAMGVRNFDVRAAYASLKRQATVENGDAESDIGCPGQCLAQRPALDEYLQRHYAANDDCSCWGGAAETLEDSISDSALGYWASSLGLRSDARMFAARGEYWENTFNAAVGYQAARQADGSWTPGWSPSTGTGFAQGTSAQYTWLVPQDVSGLSAALGGDEAAVARLDTFFHDGAGNWAVTGGDATRFDPTNEPDIHTPWMYNALGQPWKTQETVRRVVDDAYRTGPSGLPGNDDLGTMSSWYVFASIGLFPQTPGRAEMLVGSPTFSTVDIRRSSGQRIVIRSSGTEQYVQGARLDGKALTKSWVPASFVNRGGTLSLRVGATPDTEWATAVRDRPVDR, encoded by the coding sequence GTGACCAGTCCTCGCGTGCACCGTCGCCCGCTCCTCCGTCAGTTCCCGCTCGCCGCGGTGGCCACGATCGCCGCACTGCTCGGCACCGGGGCGGTGGTCACTCCGGCCGCGGCCGCCCCGGAGACCGCAGCGTCCGTGGCGGGGGCGACTCCGGCCTCCCGGCCCGTCACCGATCCGGCCGCGTTCGTCGACCCGTTCATCGGCACCAGCCACGACGGCAACACCTGGCCCGGCGCCACCGCACCGTTCGGCATGATGCAGTGGAGCCCGACCGGGACCAAGGGCGACCAGACGTCGACCCCGGTCGCGAACGGCTACTCGTACGACGTGAACCGCCTGCGCGGGTTCAGCCTCACGCACCTCAACGGCGCCGGCTGCGCCCCCGGTGCTGCTGGCGACATCCCGATCATGCCGGTCACGACGCCCGTCACGACCTCGCCCTCCGCGGACTCGACCGATGCCGTCTACGCCGCGGGGTACTCGCACGACCAGGAGCACGCCAGCCCCGGCCGCTACGGCGTCACGCTCGACAACGGCGTCCGCACCGACCTCGCCGTGACCACCCGCGCCGGCGTCGGCGAGTTCGCGTTCCCGGCCGGGCAGGACGCGAACCTGCTCTTCCGCACCTCGAACTCGATCAACGGCAGCGAGGCCGCCGACACCCGCGTCGACGCCCGCACCCGCACGGTCAGCGGCAGCGTCCTGACCGGCGGCTTCTGCAGCCGCCGCGCGAACGGCGGCGGCGCGACGAACCCCGACCGGCGCAGCTACTACCGCCTGTTCTTCACGGCCACCTTCGACAAGCCCTTCACGAGCACCGGCACCTGGAAGGACGGGACCGTCCAGCCGGGAGGCACGCGCGCCTCCGGTGGGGAGGGCTACCTGACCGGCGCCGACCGCGCCGGACGCGGCTCCGGTGCGTGGATCGGGTTCGACGCGCGTCGCGGTGCGACCGTGCACGCGAAGATCGGGATCTCGTACGTGAGCGCCGCCGGCGCCGTCGCGAACCGTGACGCCGAGGTGACCAAGCGGGCGACCGTCGCCAGCGTGGCGGCGGCGACCCGGGCCTCCTGGAACACGGAACTCTCGCGCATCCGGGTCGGTGGTGGCACGACCGACCGCACCACGCAGCTGTACACGTCGGTGTACCACGCGCTCATGCAGCCGAACACGCTGAACGACCGCGACGGACGCTACCTCGGGCCGGACATGCGGGTGCACCGGATGGACCGCGGGCATCGCGCCGTCTACGGCACGTACTCCGGATGGGACCAGTACCGCGCGCAGATCCAGCTGCTCGCGCTGCTCCGGCCGGACGTCGCCGGGGACATGGCCCAGTCGATGCTGCGGTTCGCCGAGCAGAACGGCGGCGTGTGGGACCGGTGGCTGCACCTCGGCGCACCGACACACGTGATGACCGGGGACCCCTCCGCCGCGACGCTCGCCACCTGGTACGCCATGGGGGTCCGGAACTTCGACGTCCGCGCCGCCTACGCCTCCCTCAAGCGCCAGGCGACCGTCGAGAACGGAGACGCCGAGAGCGACATCGGGTGCCCCGGCCAGTGCCTCGCGCAGCGGCCGGCGCTCGACGAGTACCTGCAGCGGCACTACGCCGCGAACGACGACTGCTCGTGCTGGGGCGGCGCGGCCGAGACGCTCGAGGACTCCATCTCCGACAGCGCCCTCGGGTACTGGGCTTCGTCGCTCGGGCTGCGGTCCGACGCCCGGATGTTCGCCGCCCGTGGCGAGTACTGGGAGAACACGTTCAACGCGGCCGTCGGGTACCAGGCTGCGCGCCAGGCCGACGGGTCATGGACGCCCGGGTGGTCGCCCTCGACCGGGACCGGGTTCGCGCAGGGGACGAGCGCGCAGTACACCTGGCTCGTGCCGCAGGACGTCAGCGGGCTGTCCGCGGCACTCGGCGGGGACGAGGCCGCGGTGGCCCGACTCGACACGTTCTTCCACGACGGCGCGGGCAACTGGGCGGTGACCGGCGGGGACGCGACGCGCTTCGACCCGACGAACGAGCCCGACATCCACACGCCGTGGATGTACAACGCGCTCGGACAGCCGTGGAAGACGCAGGAGACCGTGCGCCGGGTCGTCGACGACGCGTACCGCACCGGGCCGAGCGGCTTGCCGGGCAACGACGACCTCGGCACGATGAGCTCCTGGTACGTCTTCGCCTCGATCGGGCTCTTCCCGCAGACGCCCGGCCGGGCCGAGATGCTCGTCGGCAGCCCGACGTTCAGCACGGTCGACATCCGGCGGTCAAGTGGGCAGCGGATCGTGATCCGGTCCTCGGGGACGGAGCAGTACGTGCAGGGCGCGCGGCTCGACGGGAAGGCCCTCACGAAGTCGTGGGTGCCGGCCTCGTTCGTGAACCGCGGTGGCACGTTGTCGCTGCGGGTCGGGGCGACGCCGGACACGGAGTGGGCGACGGCGGTGCGGGACCGGCCGGTCGACCGCTGA
- a CDS encoding AAA family ATPase translates to MPSIPRLLARRIRATRTLPVLVIEGARAVGKTSLVRSELSTGEGFDYVDLSSTATRRDAESDLAGWLRRLPSPVVIDEAQLLPDLPVEVKRLVDETDRMIVLTGSSSIGRNTLGGADALAGRATRLRLDPLTLWEIGRHEGSIVDHLFESEPSAAWRSEYDEPALIRDLTVGGLPPFRVPRGLSTARERRQEIESYVDGVLGNSVLPDRGRDSLVALTILRALVCNPGGILNASKLGNTVDLDRRTVDRYVGMFQQLFLTHSLPNLALASSKQFHSRAKIHPSDTAVAAALHARAGGEIGPDRAFLGSLLESHVVNQILPAASWSSTAVDPFFWRKSSDRSPEVDLVLQDGTGRLVGVEVKLSSSVSSTDARGLLALRQDRGLHRGFVVYLGQDVRQLADDIWALPVEALATPRAWLSEAAPAALLPASADPLRQRATELTPNVDASLFVSYVHADNDHARGRILRFAQDVKSTYHALYGFEIDLFIDRNDILWGENWRTRLDREVSATTFLLSFVTPRYLTSEACRSEVLGFSAAAKAAGDVRLLLPLQWIDTRATGVVDPSDPVRKALEDSQYIDVTAVRRSEPGSSDWDDMVEEVVSRLRQSIEARTRLLATPTTAVPGARGGAEPDDSDVDALEALAALETGQAALAEKVVEFQHDLDALGAAMGSYVPPASQSPTAMIASFRALGDRLQPSVDALEQTTSALGDEWDSFNGSVQTVLRVSAGVPDLELTLKESLSAVADIPEMTELEPMREMLVTFGALSADLRPMSRAVDNALRLYKGIREAATGWLDQIH, encoded by the coding sequence ATGCCTTCCATCCCGCGCCTCCTCGCCCGCCGGATTCGGGCTACCCGCACCCTGCCCGTCCTCGTGATCGAAGGGGCACGGGCCGTGGGCAAGACATCACTGGTTCGCAGTGAGCTCAGTACAGGCGAGGGATTCGACTACGTCGATCTCTCGAGCACGGCAACTCGTCGTGACGCCGAAAGCGACCTGGCTGGGTGGCTTCGGCGGCTACCGAGCCCGGTCGTCATCGATGAGGCACAGCTCCTCCCCGACCTCCCCGTGGAAGTCAAGCGCCTCGTGGACGAAACAGATCGCATGATCGTGCTCACTGGGTCGTCGAGCATCGGGCGGAACACACTCGGGGGCGCCGATGCCCTCGCAGGTCGCGCAACTCGACTTCGCCTTGACCCTCTGACCCTGTGGGAGATCGGCCGCCACGAGGGCTCGATCGTCGATCACCTCTTCGAGAGCGAGCCCAGTGCCGCGTGGCGTTCCGAGTACGACGAGCCGGCGCTGATCCGCGACCTCACCGTCGGGGGGCTCCCCCCGTTCCGCGTTCCGAGAGGGCTGTCCACCGCCCGCGAGCGACGCCAGGAGATCGAGAGCTACGTCGATGGGGTGCTCGGGAACTCGGTACTGCCGGATCGTGGTCGCGACTCGCTGGTCGCCCTCACGATCCTCCGGGCACTCGTCTGCAACCCCGGCGGGATCCTCAACGCATCGAAGTTGGGCAACACTGTCGATCTCGACCGACGCACCGTCGATCGATACGTCGGCATGTTCCAACAGCTCTTTCTGACCCACAGCCTTCCGAACCTCGCCCTCGCCTCGAGCAAGCAGTTCCACTCCCGCGCGAAGATCCATCCTTCGGATACAGCAGTCGCAGCTGCTCTTCATGCCCGGGCGGGAGGCGAGATCGGTCCCGACCGGGCATTCCTGGGTTCGCTGCTCGAGTCACACGTCGTCAATCAGATCCTTCCGGCGGCGAGTTGGTCGTCAACGGCAGTCGATCCGTTCTTCTGGAGGAAGTCGAGCGATCGGTCTCCAGAGGTCGACTTGGTCCTGCAGGATGGCACGGGGCGGCTCGTGGGTGTCGAAGTGAAGCTGTCGTCATCGGTCTCCAGCACAGACGCCCGAGGGCTGCTGGCGCTGCGACAAGACCGCGGGCTGCATCGAGGCTTCGTCGTCTATCTCGGGCAGGACGTCCGCCAGCTGGCCGACGACATCTGGGCATTGCCGGTGGAGGCGCTCGCCACCCCTCGAGCTTGGCTCTCGGAAGCTGCTCCGGCAGCCCTACTTCCCGCCTCAGCTGATCCACTCCGACAGAGAGCCACCGAATTGACGCCGAACGTCGATGCCAGCCTGTTCGTCAGCTACGTGCACGCTGACAACGACCACGCGAGAGGGCGCATACTCCGCTTCGCACAAGACGTGAAGTCGACGTACCACGCTCTGTACGGGTTCGAGATCGATTTGTTCATCGATCGCAACGACATCCTGTGGGGAGAGAATTGGCGCACCCGTCTGGACCGAGAGGTCAGCGCAACGACTTTCTTGCTGAGCTTCGTCACACCTCGATACCTGACCAGCGAAGCCTGCCGCTCGGAGGTCCTCGGGTTCAGTGCCGCGGCAAAGGCCGCGGGCGACGTCCGACTCCTGCTTCCGCTGCAGTGGATCGACACCAGAGCGACCGGAGTCGTCGACCCGAGTGATCCCGTTCGGAAGGCACTCGAGGACAGCCAGTACATCGACGTGACTGCTGTCCGTCGATCCGAGCCGGGCAGCAGCGACTGGGACGACATGGTCGAGGAGGTCGTCTCGAGGTTGCGGCAGTCGATCGAGGCGCGAACTCGACTCCTCGCGACACCAACAACAGCCGTTCCTGGAGCTCGCGGAGGAGCCGAACCAGATGACTCGGACGTCGACGCGCTCGAGGCTCTCGCCGCCCTGGAGACTGGGCAAGCAGCACTTGCGGAGAAGGTCGTGGAGTTCCAGCACGATCTCGATGCGCTGGGTGCCGCGATGGGAAGTTATGTCCCGCCGGCTTCGCAGTCCCCAACCGCGATGATCGCGAGCTTCCGCGCCTTGGGTGACCGCCTGCAACCCAGTGTCGACGCGCTCGAGCAGACGACCTCAGCACTCGGCGACGAGTGGGACTCCTTCAACGGTTCGGTCCAGACGGTCCTTCGCGTCTCGGCTGGGGTACCTGACCTCGAGCTGACACTCAAGGAGAGCTTGTCGGCGGTCGCAGACATCCCCGAGATGACGGAACTCGAACCGATGCGGGAAATGCTCGTCACCTTCGGGGCTTTGTCCGCGGATCTACGGCCGATGAGTCGAGCCGTGGACAACGCGCTCCGCCTTTACAAAGGAATCCGAGAAGCGGCAACCGGCTGGCTGGACCAGATTCACTGA
- a CDS encoding SDR family NAD(P)-dependent oxidoreductase has translation MNEDTTTTTHPYVGLWVTSDGRIRHELRADGRYVEARGDREAAYVGRYEVSGDHVEYVDDTGFTADGDFRDDVLHHAGMVLHRRRVVLVTGASSGIGRATALRLAAAGHPVVLGARRTDRLDALVAEIEAAGGQALAVPLDVTDVASARHFAEAALARFGRIDVLVANAGVMPLSPLAAGLVDEWDRMIDVNVRGLLHSIAATLPTMLAQGTGHVVTVASVGAFEVSPTAAVYCGTKYAARAITEGLRQESPRSVRVTTVSPGVTDSELASTITDASAAAAMVAYRAESVPADAIARAVAYAVDERPDIDVNEIVVRPVGQR, from the coding sequence ATGAACGAGGACACGACCACCACCACACATCCGTACGTCGGGCTCTGGGTCACATCGGACGGCCGGATCCGCCACGAACTCCGCGCCGACGGGCGGTACGTCGAGGCCCGCGGCGACCGCGAAGCGGCGTACGTCGGGCGCTACGAAGTCTCCGGCGACCACGTCGAGTACGTCGACGACACCGGTTTCACCGCGGATGGCGACTTCCGTGACGACGTCCTGCACCACGCCGGCATGGTGCTGCACCGCCGAAGGGTCGTCCTGGTCACCGGTGCCTCGAGCGGGATCGGGCGGGCCACGGCGCTCCGCCTCGCCGCCGCCGGGCACCCCGTCGTGCTGGGCGCCCGACGGACCGATCGCCTCGACGCCCTCGTGGCCGAGATCGAGGCTGCCGGAGGGCAGGCGCTCGCGGTACCCCTCGACGTGACCGACGTAGCCTCGGCCCGCCACTTCGCCGAGGCCGCACTCGCGCGGTTCGGACGCATCGACGTGCTGGTCGCCAACGCCGGAGTCATGCCCCTGTCCCCACTGGCAGCGGGTCTGGTCGACGAGTGGGACCGCATGATCGACGTCAACGTGCGCGGTCTCCTGCACAGCATCGCCGCGACCCTGCCCACCATGCTCGCCCAGGGCACCGGTCACGTCGTCACCGTCGCGTCCGTCGGGGCATTCGAGGTCTCGCCGACGGCAGCCGTCTACTGCGGCACCAAGTACGCGGCCCGAGCCATCACGGAGGGACTCCGCCAGGAGTCCCCGCGCTCCGTCCGCGTGACCACCGTCTCCCCCGGCGTGACGGACTCGGAACTCGCCTCGACTATCACCGACGCATCGGCCGCCGCCGCGATGGTGGCGTACCGCGCAGAGTCCGTCCCGGCCGACGCGATCGCTCGTGCGGTCGCCTACGCCGTGGACGAGCGCCCCGACATCGACGTGAACGAGATCGTCGTGCGTCCGGTGGGGCAACGCTGA